The region TCCACAGCCCCATCGCGATGAAAGAGATTGCGAGCGCCCAGCGCATGATCGACGGCGTGACCAGCACGCCGAGCCATTCGCCGAGGGCCCCGGCGAACCCGTGATTCACGAGCGTCGCGACGAGCACGCCGAGAATGATCGGCACGGGCCTGCGATAGCGCGCGGCCAGCACGAGGGACAGCAGTTGGGTCTTGTCGCCGATTTCAGCGAGGGCGACGGCGCCGGTGGAGATCAGGAAGGCTTGAGACACGTACGGGGTTCCGCGGGCCGATGTTGTGCGTGCGAGCGACGATCCGCCGCGCGCCGGGCCCTGATGCGGCGCGCAGTGAACCATCGGTCTCGCCAGGCCCTGGTGGCTGCGCCCGCCATGGCCGAACGGCCAAGTCTGTTGACGGACGCCTCCGTCACGATGCGCGCCGAAAGCGCGGGACATCGAGCGGAGCGGCTACTCCCCAATGAGGGCCGCATTCTAGCACGACGCGTGCCGCGTGCAATGCGGATTCGGCCGCTCCGGTATGCGTCGCCGCGCACGCCGGAGCGGCAGCAAGGCTTACCGGCGCAGGTTACGCCGGGGTCGCAGTGCGGCGCGCTGTACCGCGCTCGTGCACGAGCCGGCCGGCCGCGTACGTGCGGTACACGGCGCGGTCGTCGCCGAGCAGCGCGAACGCGAACAGCAACTCCTCGAGCGAATCCGCGCGCTTCGTGCGGCGCGCGAGCAGCGGCGTGGCCTGCGGGTCGAGCACGACGAAGTCGGCTTCGGTGTGTGGTGCCAGTGTGCCGACCGTATCGGCTAGATTGAGCGCGTGCGCGGCGCCGGCCGTCGCCAGCCAGAACATCCGCGTGGCGGTCAAGTGATGGCCTGACAGCCGCGCGACCTTGTGCGCCTCGTTCATCGTCTGCAGCATCGAGAACGACGTGCCGCCGCCGACGTCGGTCGCGAGCGTGACGGGCACGTCGAATTCGCCCGCCTTGTCGAAGTCGAACAGCCCGCTGCCGAGGAAGAAGTTCGACGTCGGGCAGTGGGCGACGACGGTGCGCGTCTCGGCCATCCGGCGGCGGTCCTCGTCGTCAAGGTGGATGCAGTGGCCGTACACTGCGCGCGGCCGCAGCAGCCCATAGCGATCGTAGATGTCGAGATAGCTGCGGTGGCCGGGGAACAGCTCGGCCACCCATTTCACTTCATCGACGTTTTCCGCGACGTGGCTCTGCACGAACACGTCCGGATGGCGGCGAGCGAGTTCGCCGCACGCCTCGAGCTGCGCCTCGGTCGACGTCGGCGCGAAGCGCGGTGTGAGCGCGTAAAGCTGCCGGCCGTTGCCGTGCCAGCGGCTGATCAGTTCGGCACTGTCGTCGTAGCCCGATTGCGCGGTGTCGCGCAGGAACTCGGGGCAGTTGCGATCCATCAGCACCTTGCCCGCGATCATCCGCACGTCGCGCGCGGCGCTCGCGGCGAACAGCGCATCGGCCGACTGCTTGTGCACGGTGCAGTAGACGAGCGCGCTCGTCGTCCCGCATGCGAGCAGTTCGTCGACGAAGAAGTCGGCCACTTCGCGCGCATGCTCCGGATCGCCGAACTGGCGCTCGGTCGGGAACGTGTACTTGTCGAGCCACGGCAGCAGGCCGGGCGCCGGCGACGCGATCATGTCCGTCTGCGGATAGTGGATGTGCGTGTCGATGAAGCCGGGCACGATCAGCTTGTCGCGCTGGTCGTGGACGATCGCGTCGCGTGCGAGTGTCGCCGCGAGCCGCGCATGCGGGCCGGCCGCGACGACCTTGCCGTCGTCGACGATCAGCAGGCCGT is a window of Burkholderia latens DNA encoding:
- the guaD gene encoding guanine deaminase, translating into MTQTAFRSQLLTFNGDPAQSSQAANYEADGLLIVDDGKVVAAGPHARLAATLARDAIVHDQRDKLIVPGFIDTHIHYPQTDMIASPAPGLLPWLDKYTFPTERQFGDPEHAREVADFFVDELLACGTTSALVYCTVHKQSADALFAASAARDVRMIAGKVLMDRNCPEFLRDTAQSGYDDSAELISRWHGNGRQLYALTPRFAPTSTEAQLEACGELARRHPDVFVQSHVAENVDEVKWVAELFPGHRSYLDIYDRYGLLRPRAVYGHCIHLDDEDRRRMAETRTVVAHCPTSNFFLGSGLFDFDKAGEFDVPVTLATDVGGGTSFSMLQTMNEAHKVARLSGHHLTATRMFWLATAGAAHALNLADTVGTLAPHTEADFVVLDPQATPLLARRTKRADSLEELLFAFALLGDDRAVYRTYAAGRLVHERGTARRTATPA